Within Harpia harpyja isolate bHarHar1 chromosome 4, bHarHar1 primary haplotype, whole genome shotgun sequence, the genomic segment catcctgcacacacacacaccccccatcaGCCCCTGCACAGTCCTCTGCCACACCTGACTGCAGGCACCAACTCTGTCGGGAAATCACAGCtctggaggggggtgggagacAGAGCTCCAACCGCCCCTGCAAGAAAACGGGATTCCATCACCGTGCACAGAGCGGGGGATCCAGGGCACAGCGAGAGCCCTCCCAGCACAAGGAGGAAAGGGGCCCATGGCACTGCACGGCacggcagggcacagctgagatGACAGCCGAAAAACTCATTTATGTTCCTTCGCAGTCAAGGTCAGGGGAGTCAGGGAAGCGCAGCGCTGCCTTCATGGTGTTAACCCACGGAGTCCTGCAGGCttaccccccccacaccccacctctgcacccctggcacctccccgcagcccagctctgccGGCCCTGCACACCTCGGGGGACGGTGGCCATGCTCGCAGCCCCAGCCACTGCCGGGGTCACACCACCGGTCGCAGAGCTGCTACTCCTGCCCGGCGCTACCAGGAGTGCCGGACCCTGCCGGCACCTCTGCACCCAACAGCTGCAGGTGGGAGCAGGGACGGGACCCCCGGCCTGCAAGGGGCTTCGCCCGGTGccagcagaggagcaggagcaaggCAACCGTGTGCCCCAACGTGAGTTTGGGGCTGGCGAGGGGACGCCGTGCCCAGGCGCTCGTCAGAGCAGGGCGGAGGCCCCGTGGGCCCTGTGCCACCCTCACCCGGCTTGTTGGGACGATAAACAAGCCTTTGCTTCCCGTGCCGCCACGCCAGTGCACTGGGCTGAGTGCTTCCCGCTGATCCAGGTGCAAGTGCCGCCGGCCGCACCCCGCCAGGCCGGTGCTCCCCTCCCGAGGGTGGCCATGACCCATCGGTGACAAACCCCATTCCTTCTTGGGGGACAGGACAGCCCTGCCCTGGACAGAGATGCAACGGGCTGCTCCCGCCGCCAGGACTGCCTCCCCTTAGCTCTGCCCCGAGCCCCGAGCCCTGCCCACAGGTCTgggggctcagccccatcccCTGTCCCAGTGCCCGGCTCCAcgcagggagggcagagctgggaaagcCCTGGTAAATGGGAGctccaaggcagggcagggtggggtgctggcagcctccccgccgcccccttccttcccttcccttcccttccctcccccagggCGAACGCCGTGATTCAGCCTCTCTCGGTTTCAGTCCTCGCAGCCAACTTCCATGGGGAGCAGGAACGCACCCGGCGCGGCAGGGAGGAGCGAGGCGGCCGCACGCTGCCCGACGCCCCGTGCCCAGGGCAGGCGCAGGCCTGTCCGCAGCGATGGCAGCCTCCGAAACGGGCTCCAAAATGCGCCGACGCCGGCGGGAGGGGGTCGTCCCACCTTGCCGCCCTGGACCCGCATCGGGGAACGCAGGCTGCACCCTCCGGACAAGCAGCAGGACGATGCACATCACACCCCAAACACCCGTATTGGGGTGAGGCATgctgccccccaacccccccctgcagccccctcatACCACCTGGCAGCTTTTCCTGCACAACGGGGGGTCCCACATCCCCGTAAGGATCCCAGCGTGGTTGTGGCCCCCTcagggaccccccagccccacaagaGCCTAGCTGCTCTCATGGCCTTCAAGGTTCCCCAGCCCCACaacccccccctcagccccctgTGGGGTGTCCCCCACTTTATGGGGGCATCCAGCCCCCCAACCCGTCCCTCCCCCTCCCACAGCAGGGCCTCTCCCAGCCCAAGCATCCAGCTCACACACCTTAGCCCCAGGGAGCCCCGAGGCGGAGGCAGCCATGAAAAGACCAGTCCAGATTTTATTAAAAGTTCAGCACcagtaaatataaaaaaagaaagcgaCTGTGCAAGTCGGGAAGTATTAAATTAACGGAGCTTAAGGCTACAGAGGGCTGGTGTGGCAGAAATTCAAGGCACACGCAGGGCACGGGCAACGCAGCCTCGCCAAGCTGCAGCCACGCGGCAGCATGGGGACGCCGGCACACCGGGAGCCCCGTTGTAGCACCAGGCCGTGGGCTCCGAAGGGGGCTGGCTGGTGGGCTGGGAGGCTGGAGGCACCAGGGTAGAAGCCCCGGGGAGCCCTGAGGAGGGGCAGGATCGGCACGCACGCCCGGCTCCGGCAGCACCGTGTGTTGCTCCCAGAGCAGGGGCAGCCCTTCAAACCCCTCGAGACAAGATGGGGGTCGGTCCTGGCACACCATCCGCAGGTCCTGGGGAGGAGCTGAGGGACACAGTACCCCCCAGTGCTGCGGGGCACTGCCGCTGGGCAGGGCTCTTGGGGACATCGGGGACAGGGGTGGTCCCGGGGGAGCTcccgggcaggcagggaggtTTGGCAGTGCTGATGCTCCACCAACGGGAATTGGGCTGCACTCAGAGCAGCAGATGTCCAGACGGCAAATGCAGCCCTGCCGCAGGGCACCGGGCAGGATCAGCCCTTCCCCGCGAGCCCAAGTTTCTGTGCGACGGTTGGCAGGAGCCCAAAGCCCGGCGTCCCCGGGATGGCGTCGCAGGGCCACCGCCGTCCAGCTCTgtcggggccgggcgcccctccgCCTGGCTCATCGCAGGGTCTCTGCAAACAAGGAGGGCTCGGTGGCACCGGGGCGCTGGCAgcagccaccccccaccccgcggcACGGCCCCTGGCATCAGGAACCTTGGTCGGCTTTGTCCCCCTTGGTCTTGGGCTCCTGCCACCACTCTGCGAAGAAGCCCTCCTCGTAGTCGCCTTCGCCCTCGAATTCGCCGTCGGAGGGCAGGTTCCGTGCCTCTGTCTCCTCGCCGCCGTCCACCTCCATCTGCAGCACGGGacgggcaggaggaggcagcggGGCTCAGCGGCCCCGTCCGCAGCCTCTTCTCCAGGGCTGGTTTGGGGGTCGGACCCCCCgcccaaggaagggccctgccctggggTACCCCCAGCACTCACCCGCACCACCCGGCACCCCCAGAAGCACCCGGCTGCACCCACACCGGGGCCGTCATTTACCTCGTCGTCAGCCTGCAGGTACTGCCTGGCGAAGTCCAGCATCTTCTTCTGGGCGGCCGTCTGGTTGTGGTAGCGCACGGCTTCCTGGGcacggggagggagcgggggctGCGTCAGcccctctgctgccagcagagccACGGGACGGGGGTCTGGGGGGTCCTCACCGGCCGGGGCTCAAAGTCCTCCTCCTGCAGGCGCCAGCGCTCACGGTGGAAGCGGTAGTAGACCAGGTTCTGCTGCATCACGGCATCATCAGGGTCGAAGAGCATGTAGCTGGAGACGCTGCGCACCGCGTCCCGCACGTCGTTCACTGTGGGGAGCAGCGCCGGGTGATGCGTGGGGGGGGCGACTCCCTGCCTAGGGGCccacagcaccctggggtgccccgGGGCCACAGTCCCCTGCTCCCGCCGGCACTCACGCTTGTAGTAGGCGAACTGCAGGTAGTGGTACATGGTGGCCACAAACTTCTCCACGAAGTAGCCGCCCACATTGGGGGTGAGCTCAGTCTCGCAGTCCACCTTGCACTGCAGCACGCTCACGAAGTGGTCTGGGGAGAGGCGTCAggtgctgtgcccccccccccgcccccccaagccTGCCGGCCCCCAGTCCCCTGCCCGGTCACCTGCGATGGCAGGGTAGAAGTCCTTGAATTCCTGCAGCTCATAGGCACCCTCGCAGCCAGCCAGGCAGTCCTCGTATGCCTTGTAGTACTCAGTCAGCGCCTGCTCCATGTCGGCCGCGCTGCTCCGGAAATCCCCGTTGTTGTACAGCTTCACCGACCGCACGAatatcggctgccggggaccaagtGGGCACCGCTCACCTCCTCGCCAGGCaccacagcccagctctgccctccagcagcACTGACCTGCCCCACTCTCCCCGAGGCGGCTCCGTCCTCAGCACGGGCCCCCCAGAGATGCTCTTTTGGGGGCAGGAGGTGAGCGACCAGGGCTCAGCGAGGGAGAGCCGCTTCCCTCGGGGTTTGGCAGGACCAGGCTTTGGCAGCCAGGCGCGCACTGAGCCCCGGGGAGgccctctcctgccccagccccgtcccctccTCACCTCGTAGGGCTGAGCCTCCAGGTCGACCAGGTATTCGTCCACGTCCAGCATTGTCCTGTAATAGTTCAGGTACTTCAAGGTCATCTCGTGCTTGGGGTTCTTCTGCAGGAAGGTGTGGGCAGCGGACACCGCTTTCTCAATCTTATTtgactggggagggaggaagagttGGTGCCGCAGCCTGCCGTGGGGGCAGCCAGGGACGACGCTGCGGCTGcggggggctcagcacccagccagaccccggggctgcagggcagaAGGCTGGTCCTCGGGAGGGAACAGCCCGGCACCCACAGTGCCAGCCCCGAGCCCAATCATCCGCTGGCAGCGATGGACAGACAGGATGCGGGACCACGGACAATGCAGATAAATCCAGCCACACCGACCTCCCCCTCTGTGCCCGTTGTGGGCGTGGGGACAGCTCAGCCCCTCCTGGACCCCCACATCCAGCCAGGAGTGATCCACATGGTGTGGGTTTGAGCCACGCATCCGCTTATCTTGGGCACTGCCACCACCCCGGGCGAgctgcccccgctcccccgcTGCTTTATGAGCTCTCAGGTTGCAACTTCAGGGGAGTGAGATTGGGGG encodes:
- the P3H4 gene encoding endoplasmic reticulum protein SC65, whose translation is MGGAAPALPPPLLLLLLLAAAGLCGAQYEEYSVRGFPAAALEPLQRAYARALAQYAGAQWAESARALEASLRLHRLLRDSEAHCHRRCAAPAEGDPARGDPAEGEPAEWEWEREMQLFGRLLRRAGCLRACKRDLPVFQLRYPPAQTLRDFQRRLPYQYLHYALFKSNKIEKAVSAAHTFLQKNPKHEMTLKYLNYYRTMLDVDEYLVDLEAQPYEPIFVRSVKLYNNGDFRSSAADMEQALTEYYKAYEDCLAGCEGAYELQEFKDFYPAIADHFVSVLQCKVDCETELTPNVGGYFVEKFVATMYHYLQFAYYKLNDVRDAVRSVSSYMLFDPDDAVMQQNLVYYRFHRERWRLQEEDFEPRPEAVRYHNQTAAQKKMLDFARQYLQADDEMEVDGGEETEARNLPSDGEFEGEGDYEEGFFAEWWQEPKTKGDKADQETLR